A window of Longispora fulva contains these coding sequences:
- a CDS encoding thioesterase II family protein — MTTSESPARSTTWLRRFRPAADAAVSLVCLPHAGGSASFFFPVSRALAPAIDVLAVQYPGRQDRRHEPNIDNLPELADRIVDALTHMVDRPFALFGHSMGAMLAYEIALRLAAAGLPAPTRVFLSGRRAPSRHRDDRVHLMSDGEILAQIRRLNGTDLMALDDPDIRDMILPVVRNDYRAVETYRHDPSRVLDCPVTVLTGDRDPLVTVDEARAWEEHTTGPTDLLVLPGGHFYLVEQSERVLDVIRRRLSASGGSAASPSSATGGRL, encoded by the coding sequence ATGACGACGTCGGAGTCGCCGGCCCGGTCCACGACCTGGCTCCGCCGCTTCCGTCCGGCGGCCGACGCGGCCGTCTCCCTCGTGTGCCTGCCGCACGCCGGCGGATCGGCCAGCTTCTTCTTCCCCGTGTCGCGGGCGCTCGCCCCGGCGATCGACGTGCTGGCCGTCCAGTATCCCGGCCGGCAGGACCGCCGCCACGAGCCGAACATCGACAACCTGCCGGAACTCGCCGACCGGATCGTCGACGCGCTGACCCACATGGTCGATCGGCCCTTCGCGCTGTTCGGGCACAGTATGGGGGCGATGCTGGCGTACGAGATCGCGCTGCGCCTGGCCGCCGCCGGACTGCCAGCGCCCACGAGGGTCTTCCTGTCCGGGCGGCGGGCACCGTCGCGCCACCGGGACGACCGGGTCCACCTGATGTCGGACGGCGAGATCCTGGCCCAGATCCGTCGGCTGAACGGCACCGACCTGATGGCGCTGGACGACCCGGACATCCGCGACATGATCCTTCCCGTGGTACGCAACGACTACCGTGCCGTGGAGACCTACCGGCACGATCCGTCCCGCGTCCTGGACTGTCCCGTCACCGTGCTCACCGGCGACCGTGATCCGCTGGTGACCGTGGACGAGGCGCGCGCGTGGGAGGAGCACACCACCGGGCCCACGGATCTGCTGGTGCTGCCGGGTGGGCACTTCTACCTCGTGGAGCAGAGCGAACGGGTGCTGGACGTCATCCGGCGGCGGCTTTCCGCGTCCGGGGGGTCGGCGGCCTCGCCATCCTCCGCCACCGGTGGCCGGCTCTGA
- a CDS encoding type II 3-dehydroquinate dehydratase codes for MTTLLLLNGPNLGILGQREPEIYGHDTLDDIAGYVADEVAGAGWKVVSVQDESEGELVRAVHAHRFSTIGAIVNPGALMIAGWSLRDALAAYPRPWIEVHLSNVWAREQFRHESVIAPLASGVVVGLGALGYRLAARALLQLCDTDAARETR; via the coding sequence ATGACCACCCTCCTTCTGCTCAACGGGCCGAATCTCGGAATCCTCGGACAACGCGAGCCGGAGATCTACGGCCACGACACCCTGGACGACATCGCGGGGTACGTCGCCGACGAGGTCGCCGGGGCCGGCTGGAAGGTCGTCTCGGTCCAGGACGAGTCCGAGGGCGAACTCGTCCGGGCGGTGCACGCGCACCGCTTCTCGACCATCGGCGCGATCGTCAACCCCGGCGCGCTGATGATCGCGGGCTGGAGCCTGCGCGACGCGCTCGCGGCCTACCCGCGGCCGTGGATCGAGGTACACCTCAGCAATGTCTGGGCCCGGGAGCAGTTCCGCCACGAGTCGGTCATCGCACCGCTCGCGAGCGGGGTCGTCGTCGGACTCGGCGCGCTCGGCTACCGCCTGGCCGCCCGGGCGCTGCTCCAGCTGTGCGACACCGACGCGGCGCGGGAGACCCGATGA
- a CDS encoding shikimate dehydrogenase family protein yields MPDPTRDATTITGQTRLVAVLGDPVAQVRAPALLNRLFAARGVDIVVIPAHVRPDDLGTVVRGLQATANVVGLLVTVPHKVNVLRYADVRSAAAELAGGANALRRLDDGTWHADNFDGAGFVAGLVEAGHRPEGRHVVLVGAGGAGAAIAPALLGAGVDRLTLSDVDDTRVKEVAERLSPHWPGRIFTGTGLESADIVVNATPLGMGPDDPLPFDPAESRPGALVADIVMKPRETRLLREAAGLGRPVLPGEPMLRNQMDLYLGYFAPGA; encoded by the coding sequence ATGCCCGATCCGACCCGGGACGCGACGACGATCACGGGGCAGACCCGGTTGGTGGCGGTGCTGGGCGATCCGGTCGCGCAGGTGCGGGCGCCGGCCCTGCTGAACCGGCTGTTCGCGGCACGCGGCGTCGACATCGTGGTGATCCCCGCGCACGTCCGCCCCGATGACCTCGGCACCGTCGTGCGCGGCCTGCAGGCGACCGCGAACGTGGTGGGCCTGCTGGTGACGGTGCCGCACAAGGTCAACGTGCTGCGGTACGCCGATGTCCGCAGCGCCGCGGCCGAGCTCGCCGGGGGTGCCAACGCCCTGCGGCGGCTGGACGACGGCACCTGGCACGCCGACAACTTCGACGGCGCGGGGTTCGTCGCCGGGCTCGTCGAGGCAGGTCACCGGCCGGAGGGTAGGCACGTGGTCCTGGTGGGGGCCGGTGGCGCCGGCGCGGCGATCGCCCCGGCGCTGCTGGGGGCCGGCGTCGACCGTCTGACCCTGAGCGACGTGGACGACACCAGAGTCAAGGAGGTCGCCGAGCGCCTGAGTCCACACTGGCCCGGAAGGATCTTCACGGGTACCGGTCTGGAGTCGGCCGACATCGTCGTCAACGCCACGCCGCTGGGCATGGGGCCCGACGATCCGCTGCCGTTCGACCCGGCGGAGTCCCGACCGGGTGCCCTTGTCGCCGACATCGTCATGAAGCCCCGCGAGACGCGGCTGCTGCGGGAGGCGGCCGGGTTGGGTCGCCCCGTTCTGCCGGGGGAGCCGATGCTCCGCAACCAGATGGACCTGTACCTCGGGTACTTCGCCCCGGGGGCCTAG
- a CDS encoding metallophosphoesterase family protein, with protein sequence MNTEPSLYAVSDLHVGYEENRAFVADKLYPDNPGDWLVVAGDIGEFMADIEWTLSLLAGRYAQVVWAPGNHELWTPPADPQQLRGQQRYEHMVAFCRRAGILTPEDPYATWHGPGGPVVIAPLFVLYDYSFRAPGTRTKEESLARAHEAGIVCSDEYLLDPQPFASVDAWCAYRLRYTAARLREHQDGARLVLVNHFPLSRRPTEVLRYPEFAQWCGTESTADWHVRFPVEVVVYGHLHIPRTTWYDGVRCEEVSFRYPSERRRWPQERTVPRRILPYGN encoded by the coding sequence GTGAACACGGAGCCGTCCCTCTACGCCGTCAGCGACCTGCACGTCGGCTACGAGGAGAACCGGGCCTTCGTCGCCGACAAGCTGTATCCGGACAACCCTGGGGACTGGCTCGTGGTGGCCGGCGACATCGGCGAGTTCATGGCGGACATCGAGTGGACGCTGTCGCTGCTCGCCGGCCGCTACGCCCAGGTGGTGTGGGCGCCGGGGAACCACGAGTTGTGGACCCCGCCCGCCGACCCGCAGCAGCTGCGGGGCCAGCAGCGGTACGAGCACATGGTCGCCTTCTGCCGGCGCGCGGGCATCCTCACGCCGGAGGACCCGTACGCCACGTGGCACGGCCCCGGGGGTCCGGTCGTCATCGCTCCCCTGTTCGTGCTCTACGACTACTCGTTCCGCGCGCCGGGCACCCGGACCAAGGAGGAGTCTCTCGCCCGGGCCCATGAGGCCGGCATCGTGTGCAGCGACGAGTACCTGCTCGATCCGCAGCCGTTCGCCAGCGTCGACGCGTGGTGCGCGTACCGGCTGCGGTACACGGCGGCGCGGTTGCGGGAGCACCAGGACGGGGCCCGGCTGGTGCTGGTCAACCACTTCCCGCTGAGCCGCCGGCCCACCGAGGTCCTGCGGTATCCGGAGTTCGCCCAGTGGTGCGGCACCGAGTCCACCGCCGACTGGCACGTCCGGTTCCCGGTCGAGGTGGTCGTCTACGGCCACCTGCACATCCCGAGGACCACCTGGTACGACGGCGTACGGTGCGAGGAGGTCTCCTTCCGCTACCCCTCGGAGCGCCGCCGGTGGCCCCAGGAGCGCACGGTGCCGCGCCGGATCCTGCCCTACGGGAACTAG
- the fabG gene encoding 3-oxoacyl-ACP reductase FabG: MTRVAIVTGSARGIGAVVADQLARDGVGVAILDIDPAAAAATAADIERAGGRAVALRTDVSDPDAVRDAVAEVADVLGPPGILVNNAGTTRDGLLFGLSAQDWDLVLGVNLRGTFLMTQAVVEHMSKLGWGRVVNLSSIAAVGNVGQANYSAAKAGIEGLTKTLAMELGPLNITVNAVAPGYVATEMTAALAARAGRTVAEHQAHAAAGIPLGRVGQPVDIANVVTFLASDRASFVSGQIIHVAGGPVC; the protein is encoded by the coding sequence GTGACCCGGGTCGCGATCGTGACCGGCTCGGCCCGCGGCATCGGGGCCGTCGTCGCCGACCAGCTCGCCCGGGACGGTGTCGGGGTCGCCATCCTCGACATCGACCCGGCGGCAGCGGCGGCCACGGCGGCCGACATCGAGCGGGCCGGCGGCCGGGCCGTCGCGCTCAGGACCGACGTCAGCGACCCCGACGCGGTACGCGACGCCGTCGCCGAGGTCGCCGACGTCCTCGGGCCGCCCGGCATCCTGGTCAACAACGCCGGTACCACAAGGGACGGTCTGCTCTTCGGCCTCTCGGCACAGGACTGGGACCTCGTCCTCGGCGTGAACCTGCGCGGCACCTTCCTGATGACGCAGGCGGTCGTCGAGCACATGTCCAAGCTCGGCTGGGGCCGGGTGGTCAACCTGTCGAGCATCGCGGCGGTCGGCAATGTCGGCCAGGCCAACTACTCGGCGGCCAAGGCCGGCATCGAGGGTCTCACCAAGACGCTGGCCATGGAACTCGGCCCGCTGAACATCACCGTGAACGCCGTGGCCCCCGGCTACGTGGCCACGGAGATGACCGCGGCGCTCGCGGCCCGCGCCGGCCGGACCGTCGCGGAACACCAGGCCCACGCCGCGGCCGGGATCCCGCTCGGCCGGGTCGGGCAGCCGGTGGACATCGCCAACGTCGTGACCTTCCTGGCGAGTGACCGCGCGTCCTTCGTGTCCGGCCAGATCATCCACGTCGCGGGCGGACCCGTCTGCTGA
- a CDS encoding cytochrome P450, with protein MTRPIVSPDDLDSLDLADPVLHAENDLSEVWRRLRDERPYHWQPPRGDQPGFWVFTRYSDAMTVYRDKETFTTEGGNALATLLTGGDSASGSMLAVTDGPKHTQLRNVLNAAFSPRRLKSIREAIRKTIDDLIVAAIDKGSCDFVHDVSENIPLGAICGLMDVPEADRRYLLGLTSHAWSSDYADAPPQESWQAKSEILLYFADLAHTRRGNNDSDDVVSLLANCHIGGEPLSDADLMSNCYGLMIGGDETGRHAISGGLQALVEWPDQWRALKEGTVGLDTAANEVLRWTVPSLHGGRLATADTVVGNQAVKRGDIVSVWIASANRDPEVFADPDRFALDRTPNKHLTFAFGSHICLGHTLARIEVEEVLDSLRTLVSSAEQTGPERWIYSSILHGMSSLPAVLKPEPNARIGR; from the coding sequence ATGACTCGCCCGATCGTCAGCCCCGATGACCTCGACTCGCTGGACCTCGCCGATCCGGTGCTGCACGCCGAAAACGACCTCTCCGAGGTGTGGCGGCGGCTCCGCGACGAGCGGCCCTACCACTGGCAGCCGCCGCGCGGGGACCAGCCCGGGTTCTGGGTCTTCACCCGCTACTCCGACGCGATGACGGTCTACCGCGACAAGGAGACCTTCACCACCGAGGGCGGCAACGCGCTCGCCACCCTCCTCACCGGCGGCGACTCGGCGTCGGGCTCCATGCTCGCCGTCACCGACGGCCCGAAGCACACCCAGCTGCGCAACGTGCTCAACGCCGCGTTCTCGCCCCGCCGGCTCAAGAGCATCCGTGAGGCCATCCGCAAGACCATCGACGACCTGATCGTCGCGGCGATCGACAAGGGCTCGTGCGACTTCGTCCACGACGTGTCGGAGAACATTCCGCTGGGCGCGATCTGCGGCCTGATGGACGTGCCGGAGGCGGACCGCCGCTACCTGCTCGGCCTCACGTCGCACGCGTGGAGTTCCGACTACGCCGACGCCCCGCCCCAGGAGAGCTGGCAGGCCAAGAGCGAGATCCTGCTGTACTTCGCGGACCTGGCACACACCCGGCGCGGCAACAATGACTCCGACGACGTGGTCAGTCTGCTGGCCAACTGCCACATCGGCGGGGAGCCGCTGAGTGACGCCGACCTGATGTCCAACTGCTACGGGCTCATGATCGGCGGGGACGAGACCGGACGGCACGCGATCTCCGGCGGCCTGCAGGCCCTGGTCGAGTGGCCGGACCAGTGGCGGGCGCTCAAGGAGGGCACCGTCGGCCTGGACACCGCCGCCAACGAGGTGCTGCGGTGGACCGTCCCGTCCCTGCACGGCGGCCGCCTGGCGACCGCCGACACCGTGGTGGGCAACCAGGCGGTCAAGCGGGGCGACATCGTCAGCGTCTGGATCGCCTCGGCCAACCGGGACCCCGAGGTCTTCGCCGACCCGGACCGCTTCGCCCTCGACCGCACCCCGAACAAGCACCTGACGTTCGCCTTCGGCTCGCATATCTGCCTGGGGCACACGTTGGCGCGGATCGAGGTGGAGGAGGTCCTGGACTCGCTGCGCACCCTCGTCTCGTCCGCCGAGCAGACCGGGCCGGAGCGGTGGATCTACTCCAGCATCCTGCACGGGATGAGCTCGTTGCCGGCCGTCCTGAAGCCGGAGCCGAACGCGCGGATCGGCCGATGA
- a CDS encoding amino acid adenylation domain-containing protein, with protein sequence MQGHDHYVRQILGRLDAEPDANPVLLRDEPFSAARIADAIRATAASMRGAGIGPGDSVAVLTSPNTLSTLVYRYAVNLVGGTVVHIRGVNAADPRDELRLRTQADILAEVRPKLLAVDRDNLDRARTLRAAAGWPVRLTAPGQHGPDVLDVTGCPASEFDDATAEQAEIAVVTFTSGSSGRPKGISWSFEVKNDMLATAATGEPAVCLITGPLTHSSGFSADDAIIAGGSVVLHHGFDPETVLRAVDRHGVTRLVLGAPEVYALTEHPAFDGSDVSSLREVFYTGSPAAPERVAAAAKALGPVLFQAYGTSETGMISLLTPQDHLDPDRRRTVGRAPGNVRITIRDPRDHARVLPAGTPGEICVIGRWAMSHYWNDPEQTARTVRGGWVRTGDIGQLDESGYLTLHGRLGGVLKGNGVKIYPEAVERVLLEHADVAQAAVFGVEDSDRLDEVHAVVTPAAGCTPRPADLRAHVAETLGDSHAPLEIEVRAELPLLGSAKPDRGLLRQQALAARFWRSSLAGVDDATMLRDMLSTPVAAAPAVSASNAVTAADADPVLVRRLDAAALRSTAGDVAEEHVLRGLWAVLLRLLGATSPVVFGTRGSFAVPGDDLDIRPLVVAAEPGDPIAAVLERARRAADAAAEHAVLGPEGRASVDAAVDTLFDTTLTFESPDQPLSEMSTPPAVELRVGRDGDGLTLTLRTDPGRIGGEPARQVLDLFVHLLDGYVREPDRPLARVDVVDPGTRLLVPGDAVPQPAATLGELWRRAVDGHADRPAVDEADTTVTYAELDRRAGRLAAVLAAAGAEPGKLVALALPRSLDMITAVLATARTGAAFVPVDPGYPRDRIAAMLEDCDPQVVCGLGSGDLPLTRPWPRVLLDDPEVRARLAGDSDADPRVTPTLEDLAYVIYTSGTTGRPKGVAVTHAGLANLAATKREGLGLDGESRLLQFASPSFDAFVAELMGAFTAGATVVVPPAGPLAGEPLAAVLRDRRVSHAILPPVALGSMDPGAVPGLRGLISAGEECPTDLAARWSAGRRMVNAYGPTEVTVCATQSSPITGGDRPPIGRPIAGALVYVLGPGLRPVPPGFRGELYVAGPGVARGYLNRPGLTAERFVADPYGPPGSRMYRTGDVAAWRPDGSLDFHGRADDQVKLRGFRIEPGEVAAVLEELPSVARAVVRVREDDAGRLRLLAWVVPVDAATPTRDDLREHAARRLPEHMVPTGFVLVEALPVTPNGKLDAAALPEVPHREGPADPGATLRAPQTPAEHALCAIFRDLLKTAEIGLDSNFFNLGGDSMMAISLIQRARAAGLGISPKEIVEHPTVGALAAVATPLQSPTPPAEGRR encoded by the coding sequence TTGCAGGGGCATGACCACTACGTCCGCCAGATCCTCGGCCGGCTCGACGCCGAGCCTGACGCGAACCCCGTTCTCCTCCGGGACGAGCCCTTCTCCGCCGCGCGGATCGCCGACGCGATCCGCGCCACCGCAGCGTCGATGCGCGGTGCCGGAATCGGCCCGGGCGACTCCGTGGCCGTCCTGACGAGCCCGAACACACTGTCCACCCTGGTGTACCGGTACGCGGTGAACCTGGTCGGCGGGACGGTGGTCCACATCCGTGGCGTCAACGCCGCCGACCCGCGCGACGAGTTGCGCCTGCGCACCCAGGCCGACATCCTGGCCGAGGTCCGGCCGAAGCTGCTCGCCGTGGACCGCGACAACCTCGACCGGGCCCGGACGCTGCGTGCCGCGGCGGGATGGCCGGTCCGGCTCACCGCTCCCGGCCAGCACGGCCCGGACGTCCTGGACGTCACGGGGTGCCCTGCCTCGGAGTTCGACGACGCGACGGCCGAGCAGGCGGAGATCGCCGTGGTGACGTTCACCAGCGGCTCCTCGGGACGTCCCAAGGGAATCAGCTGGTCGTTCGAGGTCAAGAACGACATGCTCGCGACCGCGGCCACCGGCGAGCCGGCCGTCTGCCTCATCACCGGGCCGTTGACCCACTCGAGCGGCTTCTCGGCAGACGACGCCATCATCGCCGGCGGCAGCGTCGTGCTGCACCACGGGTTCGACCCCGAGACCGTGCTGCGGGCCGTCGACCGGCACGGCGTGACCCGACTGGTACTGGGCGCGCCGGAGGTCTACGCCCTCACCGAGCACCCGGCGTTCGACGGCAGCGACGTGTCGAGCCTGCGCGAGGTGTTCTACACCGGCAGCCCGGCGGCCCCCGAACGGGTGGCTGCCGCGGCCAAGGCGCTCGGTCCGGTGCTGTTCCAGGCGTACGGCACCAGCGAGACGGGCATGATCAGCCTCCTCACCCCGCAGGACCACCTCGATCCGGACCGGCGGCGCACCGTCGGCCGCGCCCCCGGGAACGTCCGGATCACGATCCGCGATCCGCGGGACCACGCCCGGGTCCTCCCGGCCGGTACCCCCGGCGAGATCTGTGTCATCGGCCGCTGGGCGATGAGCCACTACTGGAACGACCCGGAGCAGACCGCGCGGACGGTCCGCGGCGGGTGGGTGCGCACCGGCGACATCGGCCAGCTCGACGAGTCCGGGTACCTGACCCTGCACGGCCGGCTCGGCGGTGTCCTCAAGGGCAACGGCGTCAAGATCTACCCGGAGGCCGTGGAGCGCGTTCTCCTCGAGCACGCCGACGTCGCCCAGGCCGCGGTGTTCGGGGTCGAGGACTCAGACCGGCTGGACGAGGTGCACGCGGTGGTGACGCCCGCCGCCGGCTGCACCCCCCGACCGGCCGACCTGCGGGCGCACGTCGCGGAGACGCTCGGCGACAGCCACGCGCCCCTGGAGATCGAGGTCCGTGCCGAACTGCCCCTGCTGGGCTCGGCGAAACCGGACCGCGGGCTGCTGCGTCAGCAGGCACTCGCGGCACGGTTCTGGCGGTCGTCGCTCGCGGGCGTCGACGACGCCACGATGCTCCGGGACATGCTGTCCACGCCCGTCGCCGCCGCGCCCGCCGTCTCGGCCTCCAACGCCGTCACGGCCGCGGACGCCGACCCGGTTCTCGTCCGGCGGCTCGACGCGGCGGCCCTCCGGTCGACCGCAGGCGACGTGGCCGAGGAACACGTGCTGCGCGGGTTGTGGGCGGTCCTGCTCCGCCTGCTGGGCGCCACCTCCCCGGTGGTGTTCGGGACCCGCGGCTCCTTCGCCGTCCCCGGAGACGACCTCGACATCCGCCCGCTCGTGGTGGCCGCCGAACCCGGTGACCCGATCGCCGCGGTACTCGAGCGGGCCCGGCGGGCCGCGGACGCGGCGGCGGAGCACGCCGTGCTCGGGCCCGAGGGTCGCGCGTCGGTCGACGCCGCCGTCGACACGCTGTTCGACACCACCCTCACCTTCGAGTCCCCCGACCAGCCGCTGTCCGAGATGTCGACGCCACCGGCGGTCGAGCTCCGGGTCGGTCGGGACGGCGACGGGCTCACCCTCACGCTGCGCACCGACCCGGGCCGGATCGGCGGCGAGCCGGCGCGGCAGGTGCTCGACCTGTTCGTCCACCTCCTCGACGGGTACGTCCGGGAGCCCGACCGGCCACTCGCGCGGGTGGACGTCGTGGACCCCGGTACCCGTCTTCTCGTTCCCGGAGACGCGGTCCCCCAGCCCGCCGCGACCCTCGGCGAGCTGTGGCGGCGCGCCGTGGACGGTCACGCCGACCGCCCGGCGGTGGACGAGGCCGACACCACGGTCACCTACGCGGAACTCGACCGGCGCGCCGGACGCCTCGCGGCCGTGCTCGCCGCGGCGGGTGCCGAACCGGGGAAGCTGGTGGCCCTCGCGCTGCCCCGCTCGCTGGACATGATCACGGCGGTGCTGGCGACGGCCCGGACCGGCGCGGCGTTCGTCCCGGTCGACCCCGGCTATCCCCGGGACCGGATCGCGGCCATGCTGGAGGACTGCGATCCGCAGGTGGTGTGCGGTCTGGGGTCCGGCGACCTGCCGCTGACCCGCCCGTGGCCGCGCGTCCTGCTGGACGACCCGGAGGTCCGGGCCCGGCTCGCCGGGGACTCCGACGCGGATCCGCGGGTGACCCCGACGCTGGAGGACCTCGCGTACGTCATCTACACCTCCGGCACGACCGGCCGGCCGAAGGGCGTCGCCGTCACCCACGCCGGGCTCGCCAACCTCGCCGCGACGAAACGGGAGGGTCTGGGCCTCGACGGTGAGTCCCGGCTGCTGCAGTTCGCGTCGCCGAGCTTCGACGCGTTCGTCGCCGAGCTGATGGGCGCGTTCACCGCCGGAGCCACGGTGGTGGTGCCACCGGCCGGGCCGCTCGCCGGGGAGCCGCTGGCGGCGGTCCTGCGCGACCGGCGGGTCAGCCACGCCATTCTCCCGCCCGTGGCGCTCGGCAGCATGGATCCGGGGGCCGTGCCCGGGCTCCGGGGCCTGATCAGCGCCGGGGAGGAGTGCCCGACGGATCTCGCCGCGCGCTGGTCGGCCGGCCGCAGGATGGTCAACGCGTACGGCCCCACCGAGGTCACCGTCTGCGCGACGCAGAGTTCGCCGATCACGGGCGGCGATCGGCCGCCGATCGGACGACCGATCGCCGGCGCCCTGGTCTACGTGCTCGGCCCCGGGCTGCGACCGGTGCCGCCGGGGTTCCGCGGCGAGCTGTACGTCGCCGGACCCGGCGTCGCCCGCGGCTACCTGAACCGGCCGGGACTGACGGCCGAACGCTTCGTGGCGGACCCGTACGGACCGCCCGGGAGCCGGATGTACCGCACCGGCGACGTCGCCGCCTGGCGCCCCGACGGGAGCCTGGACTTCCACGGCCGCGCCGACGACCAGGTCAAACTGCGGGGCTTCCGGATCGAACCGGGTGAGGTGGCCGCCGTCCTGGAGGAACTGCCGAGTGTCGCCCGGGCGGTGGTCCGGGTCCGCGAGGACGACGCCGGACGGCTCCGGCTCCTCGCCTGGGTCGTGCCGGTCGACGCGGCCACGCCCACCCGGGACGACCTCCGCGAGCACGCCGCACGCCGGTTGCCGGAACACATGGTGCCCACCGGGTTCGTCCTCGTCGAGGCGCTGCCGGTGACGCCGAACGGAAAACTGGACGCCGCGGCGCTGCCGGAGGTGCCGCACCGCGAAGGTCCCGCCGACCCGGGGGCGACCCTGCGGGCCCCGCAGACCCCGGCCGAACACGCGTTGTGCGCCATCTTCCGGGATCTCCTCAAGACCGCCGAGATCGGCCTCGACAGCAACTTCTTCAACCTGGGTGGCGACAGCATGATGGCCATCTCGCTGATCCAGCGCGCCCGCGCCGCCGGTCTGGGCATCTCGCCCAAGGAGATCGTCGAGCACCCGACGGTCGGGGCCCTGGCCGCGGTCGCGACCCCTCTCCAGTCCCCGACTCCCCCCGCGGAAGGCCGCAGATGA
- the mhpA gene encoding bifunctional 3-(3-hydroxy-phenyl)propionate/3-hydroxycinnamic acid hydroxylase MhpA translates to MTSPTPPADVIVVGCGPAGAVLASLLARKGRRVTVLERHREVFALPRATSFDGETARLLAAAGVGPGLPRISEPATGYQWRGVDGQVLLDIAFSATGRYGWPDANTMHQPSLEELLGTALAAEPAVVVRRGLSVVGVRQTDTGVTAVAEDDDGATHTFQAGWLVGCDGANSVVRDLAGVSVTDLGLSFEWLLCDVRPHAPREFVPTNVQLCDPARPTTLVGSGPGRRRWEFMRLPDESSAELGDVGTAWRLLAPHGVTPDTATLLRSATYRSHARWADQWRVGRIFLAGDAAHLMPPFAGQGMCSGIRDVSNLAWKLDLVIAGRADERLLDSYTVERRGHTKAAILASVKLGRVICVTDPSAAADRDAAIRANGGGRTTPPPEATPLTAGLFEPDAGRGGGEVIVAGRIEVDGVTGRFDDLVGRGFVLVTTEEPEALGEAQRAFLAEIDATVVHIGPPDRPAAPGRARDVDGVYGAYLRDRGATAVLVRPDFHVYGTAGPGAVAGLLDGLRGRLRAG, encoded by the coding sequence ATGACTTCCCCGACCCCGCCGGCGGACGTCATCGTCGTCGGCTGCGGCCCGGCCGGTGCCGTGCTCGCCAGCCTGCTGGCCCGCAAGGGACGCCGGGTGACAGTGCTCGAGCGGCACCGCGAGGTCTTCGCGCTGCCCCGCGCCACCAGCTTCGACGGGGAGACCGCCCGGCTGCTGGCCGCCGCGGGAGTCGGCCCCGGCCTGCCACGGATCTCGGAGCCCGCGACCGGCTACCAGTGGCGCGGCGTCGACGGTCAGGTCCTGCTGGACATCGCGTTCAGCGCCACCGGCCGGTACGGCTGGCCGGACGCGAACACGATGCACCAGCCCTCGCTGGAGGAGCTGCTCGGCACCGCGCTCGCCGCCGAGCCCGCCGTGGTCGTCCGCCGAGGCCTGTCCGTCGTGGGCGTGCGCCAGACCGACACCGGCGTCACCGCGGTCGCCGAGGACGACGACGGCGCGACCCACACCTTCCAGGCCGGCTGGCTGGTCGGCTGCGACGGCGCGAACAGTGTCGTGCGCGACCTGGCCGGGGTGTCGGTGACCGACCTCGGACTCTCCTTCGAATGGCTGCTGTGCGACGTCCGACCGCACGCACCGCGCGAGTTCGTCCCCACGAACGTGCAGCTGTGCGACCCGGCCCGGCCCACGACGCTGGTGGGCAGCGGGCCCGGCCGGCGGCGGTGGGAGTTCATGCGGCTGCCCGACGAGTCCTCCGCCGAACTCGGCGACGTCGGCACGGCGTGGCGCCTGCTCGCCCCGCACGGCGTCACCCCCGACACGGCGACCCTGCTGCGCAGTGCCACATACCGGTCCCACGCCCGGTGGGCCGACCAGTGGCGGGTGGGCCGGATCTTCCTCGCCGGCGACGCCGCGCACCTCATGCCGCCGTTCGCCGGCCAGGGCATGTGCTCCGGCATCCGGGACGTCAGCAACCTGGCGTGGAAGCTCGACCTCGTCATCGCCGGCCGCGCCGACGAGCGGCTCCTTGACAGCTACACGGTCGAGCGGCGCGGCCACACCAAGGCCGCCATCCTCGCCTCGGTCAAGCTCGGCCGGGTCATCTGCGTGACCGATCCGTCCGCCGCGGCCGACCGCGACGCGGCGATCCGGGCCAACGGCGGCGGGCGCACCACCCCGCCGCCCGAGGCGACCCCGCTGACCGCCGGGCTGTTCGAGCCCGACGCCGGCCGGGGCGGCGGCGAGGTGATCGTCGCCGGCCGGATCGAGGTGGACGGCGTCACCGGCCGGTTCGACGACCTGGTCGGACGTGGGTTCGTGCTGGTCACCACCGAGGAGCCGGAAGCGTTGGGGGAGGCCCAGCGCGCCTTCCTGGCCGAGATCGACGCCACCGTCGTCCACATCGGTCCCCCCGATCGGCCGGCGGCGCCCGGGCGGGCGCGCGACGTGGACGGCGTGTACGGGGCGTATCTGCGCGACCGGGGCGCGACCGCCGTGCTCGTCCGGCCGGACTTCCACGTCTACGGCACCGCCGGTCCGGGCGCGGTCGCCGGGCTCCTCGACGGCCTGCGCGGCCGGCTGCGCGCGGGCTGA